A stretch of the Candidatus Krumholzibacteriia bacterium genome encodes the following:
- a CDS encoding ABC transporter ATP-binding protein, which produces MQEAIRVEGITKQYQLGALRHETMLREVLVNMFRRGPRAPRETILALNDLSFHVDEGEVVGLIGRNGAGKSTLLKVLSKITYPTSGRIRVRGRVASLIEVGTGFHDELTGRENIYLNGSILGMRKREIDARLDQIIAFAGVDQFVDTPIKRYSSGMRLRLGFAVAAHMEPDVLFVDEVLAVGDAEFQKKCLSAMDDMRTGGRTVIFVSHNMAAIENLCPRTIWIDAGKMRMDGPSDKVIAAYLATFSESQRAGYDLANVEGRGGNGAARFTRVDFMDMDGNPAALFRCGEPLRARFHYKAKERIRDPKFGMVVYSDMGTKVFTASTWHAGYFIPVLDVGEGYIDLLIDDLFLQPNRYYLSLWIRSTGVFFDHLEHCLAIDVEASNVGNNQGKGVHAKWGLTYMASRWDLSTGGATSDASMPQDAGL; this is translated from the coding sequence ATGCAAGAAGCGATTCGTGTAGAAGGCATCACCAAGCAGTATCAACTGGGGGCATTGCGCCACGAGACCATGCTTCGCGAGGTGCTCGTGAACATGTTCCGGCGCGGGCCCAGAGCACCGCGCGAAACGATACTCGCGCTCAATGACCTCTCGTTCCACGTCGACGAGGGGGAGGTGGTGGGACTCATCGGCCGCAACGGCGCGGGCAAGAGCACCCTGCTAAAGGTGCTGTCCAAGATCACCTACCCGACCAGCGGGCGCATCCGCGTTCGCGGCCGCGTGGCCTCGCTCATCGAGGTGGGCACGGGGTTCCACGACGAGTTGACCGGGCGTGAGAACATCTACCTCAACGGATCCATCCTGGGCATGCGCAAGCGCGAGATCGATGCGCGCCTGGATCAGATTATCGCCTTCGCGGGGGTGGATCAGTTCGTGGACACGCCCATCAAGCGCTACTCGTCGGGCATGCGCCTGCGCCTCGGCTTCGCGGTGGCCGCGCACATGGAACCCGACGTGCTCTTCGTGGACGAGGTGCTGGCGGTGGGCGACGCCGAGTTCCAGAAGAAGTGCCTCAGCGCCATGGACGACATGCGCACCGGGGGCCGCACCGTGATCTTCGTCTCGCACAACATGGCCGCCATTGAGAACCTGTGCCCACGCACCATCTGGATCGACGCCGGCAAGATGCGCATGGACGGCCCCTCGGACAAGGTCATCGCCGCCTACCTGGCAACCTTCTCGGAGTCACAGCGCGCCGGCTACGACCTCGCCAACGTCGAGGGCCGGGGCGGAAACGGCGCCGCGCGCTTTACCCGCGTGGATTTCATGGACATGGACGGGAATCCGGCCGCGCTGTTTCGCTGCGGGGAACCGCTGCGCGCGCGCTTCCACTACAAGGCCAAGGAGCGCATCCGCGACCCCAAGTTCGGTATGGTGGTGTACTCGGACATGGGAACGAAGGTCTTCACCGCCAGCACGTGGCACGCGGGCTACTTCATCCCGGTCCTCGATGTGGGAGAGGGGTACATCGACCTGCTCATCGACGACCTCTTTCTGCAGCCCAACCGCTACTACCTGTCGCTGTGGATCCGCAGCACCGGGGTGTTCTTCGATCACCTCGAGCACTGCCTGGCCATCGACGTCGAAGCGTCGAACGTGGGGAACAACCAGGGGAAAGGTGTGCACGCGAAGTGGGGGCTGACCTACATGGCGTCCCGGTGGGACCTCTCGACGGGCGGCGCGACGAGCGACGCCTCGATGCCCCAGGACGCAGGCCTGTGA
- the lptE gene encoding LPS assembly lipoprotein LptE: MLLALGSWGCGYSTTSRTAKDIKSIHVPFFENKTAQPNLELSVTDRIIDFLVRDNTLKVVSEDAADAILDGQITEFANRPFSFNQDLNAEEYIVVIKVVVSLFNRKTNEPIWQNRSIEGNGSYFVEQVESGRTFDDAVEESLQEITNQILNLTVQDW, translated from the coding sequence GTGCTGCTCGCACTTGGGTCCTGGGGATGCGGCTACAGCACCACTTCCCGCACCGCGAAGGACATCAAAAGCATCCATGTCCCGTTCTTCGAGAACAAGACCGCCCAGCCCAACCTGGAGCTGTCGGTCACAGACCGGATCATCGACTTTCTGGTGCGCGACAACACGCTCAAGGTGGTGTCCGAAGACGCGGCCGACGCCATCCTCGACGGGCAGATCACCGAGTTCGCCAACCGGCCCTTCTCGTTCAACCAGGATCTCAACGCAGAAGAGTATATCGTTGTCATTAAAGTAGTTGTATCACTATTTAATCGCAAGACCAACGAGCCCATCTGGCAGAACCGGTCCATCGAGGGCAACGGGTCGTACTTCGTCGAGCAGGTCGAGAGCGGGCGCACCTTCGACGACGCGGTCGAGGAGAGCCTGCAGGAGATCACCAACCAGATCCTCAACCTGACCGTGCAGGACTGGTAA
- a CDS encoding ATP-binding protein, translated as MKLLTYVPRRRMLPGVLVVATAGAVLARLLPWWAFIPGVAILVLVYVAIESIAVRNRYQAVLDGIRKIHGEAIGELSNIRPGEVDESVYKALKEVATELERKNFQLVEKNIQLLSIKEIGLTLVSSLDESKVVDAVINFLSKGLGYRELFVGIFDPDGDALNFYVFRDTPEGHAHSQHRIPLTQLDGLMGKAVQMHQSVLIRDPEMHRIGTLDGATLFEDSTMSCYIVVPLVKSGATQGCEGREDCILRMTQVKRESSSIEHGYRCPGCERIPVLGVVGVTDGFKAATLSRVDLVSVETLAVQLGTMLENNRLFAELQQEESFRDNVINSMMNSLITVDESGTVLFANHLAEEVSGYSLAELRSLHVERLILDSPVGTGENPVMRTMRTGRRAFQQEAWLLKKDGAKDPIILNTTLLLDEKKQPQGALAVFTDIARQKRLEEQVAHLDKLAALGRFSSSIAHEIRNPLTGIAAGIQYLQRAGEVADTQRENIEFILQEVRRIDRLIGDLMSVVRVSDLIYGPTTLEDLVRTCLAGMSDLAGRKAISLATEFPPTPRRVMVDSDRIIQVLINVVKNAIEASQPNDTVTVSISFAHEAPDVLFDAVGDFAIIRVRDNGLGLTEDDKLRVFEPFFTKKSGGTGLGLYVTHSIIERHGGYIYVDSEYGVGTTFSIYLPVKQVHHGDSREVGHPLGG; from the coding sequence GTGAAACTCCTCACCTACGTACCGCGCCGCCGCATGCTCCCCGGGGTGCTGGTGGTGGCCACCGCGGGCGCCGTGCTCGCGCGCCTGCTGCCCTGGTGGGCGTTCATCCCCGGTGTCGCCATTCTGGTGCTGGTGTACGTGGCCATCGAGTCCATCGCGGTTCGCAACCGCTACCAGGCCGTCCTCGACGGCATCCGCAAGATCCACGGCGAGGCCATCGGAGAACTGAGCAACATCCGCCCCGGCGAGGTGGACGAGTCGGTGTACAAGGCGCTCAAGGAGGTCGCCACCGAACTCGAGCGCAAGAACTTCCAGCTGGTCGAAAAGAACATCCAACTGCTGAGCATAAAGGAGATCGGGCTGACCCTGGTGTCGTCGCTGGACGAGTCCAAGGTGGTCGACGCGGTCATCAACTTCCTCTCCAAGGGCCTCGGATACCGCGAGCTGTTCGTGGGCATCTTCGATCCCGACGGCGACGCACTCAACTTCTACGTGTTCCGCGATACGCCCGAGGGTCACGCGCATTCCCAGCACCGCATTCCCCTGACCCAGCTGGACGGGCTGATGGGCAAGGCGGTGCAGATGCACCAGTCCGTCCTGATCCGCGACCCGGAGATGCATCGCATCGGTACCCTGGACGGCGCCACGCTTTTCGAGGACAGCACCATGAGCTGTTACATCGTGGTGCCGCTGGTGAAGAGCGGCGCCACCCAGGGCTGCGAGGGTCGCGAGGACTGCATCCTGCGCATGACCCAGGTCAAACGCGAGAGTTCGTCCATCGAACACGGCTATCGCTGTCCGGGGTGCGAACGCATCCCCGTGCTGGGCGTGGTGGGTGTAACCGACGGCTTCAAGGCGGCGACCCTGAGCCGCGTGGACCTCGTCTCGGTGGAGACGCTGGCCGTCCAGCTGGGCACCATGCTGGAGAACAACCGCCTGTTCGCCGAACTGCAGCAGGAGGAGAGCTTCCGCGACAACGTGATCAACAGCATGATGAACAGCCTGATCACGGTCGACGAATCGGGCACCGTGCTCTTCGCCAACCATCTCGCAGAAGAGGTCAGCGGGTACTCGCTGGCCGAACTGCGCAGCCTGCACGTGGAGCGCCTCATTCTGGACAGCCCCGTGGGCACGGGGGAGAACCCGGTGATGCGCACCATGCGCACCGGCCGGCGCGCCTTCCAGCAGGAGGCATGGCTGCTCAAGAAGGACGGCGCCAAGGATCCCATCATCCTCAACACCACGCTGCTACTCGACGAGAAGAAGCAGCCGCAGGGTGCGCTGGCGGTGTTCACCGACATCGCGCGCCAGAAGCGCCTCGAGGAACAGGTGGCGCACCTGGACAAGCTGGCCGCGCTGGGGCGCTTCTCATCCAGTATCGCCCACGAGATTCGCAACCCGCTCACCGGCATCGCCGCGGGTATCCAGTACCTGCAGCGGGCGGGCGAGGTGGCGGACACCCAGCGCGAGAATATCGAGTTCATCCTGCAGGAGGTCCGGCGTATCGACCGGCTCATCGGGGACCTCATGAGCGTGGTGCGGGTGAGCGACCTCATCTACGGCCCGACCACCCTGGAGGATCTGGTTCGCACCTGCCTCGCCGGGATGTCCGACCTCGCCGGCCGCAAGGCCATCTCGCTGGCTACCGAGTTTCCCCCCACGCCGCGGAGGGTCATGGTGGACTCGGATCGCATCATCCAGGTGCTGATCAACGTGGTCAAGAACGCCATCGAGGCCAGTCAGCCCAACGACACGGTAACGGTCTCGATTTCCTTCGCGCATGAGGCGCCCGACGTTCTGTTTGACGCAGTGGGTGATTTTGCTATCATCCGGGTGCGCGACAACGGGCTGGGCCTGACGGAGGACGACAAGCTGCGCGTGTTCGAGCCCTTCTTTACCAAGAAGAGCGGCGGCACCGGGTTGGGGCTCTACGTCACCCACAGCATCATCGAGCGTCACGGCGGCTACATCTACGTCGACAGCGAGTACGGCGTCGGCACGACGTTCTCGATCTATCTACCCGTAAAGCAGGTGCACCATGGAGACTCCCGTGAAGTCGGTCATCCTCTTGGTGGATGA
- the leuS gene encoding leucine--tRNA ligase, giving the protein MARYPHAEIEAKWQARWARDGLMQCDLSSTSRKFYCLMMFPYPSGELHVGHGRNYVIGDSLARFKKMEGHEVLAPMGWDAFGLPAENAAIQRDIHPATWTRDNIARMKQQFYRWGVVYDWTREVTSCEPGYYRWTQWLFLQLYDAGLAYRQAASVNWCPRDRTVLANEQVVDGACERCGTPIEERHLEQWFFRITAFADRLLDDLQTLADWPERVVTMQRNWIDRSQGLELEFEIARSGRRIRCFTTRPDTVFGATFLVLSPEHPEVENLIAGSPREGEFREAIARFTVERLSGKGRTEPSREGVFLDAYAINQFSGEKIPIYIAPYVLMEYGTGAIMAVPAHDQRDFEFATRYGLPIREVIRPREGETDFPRASYSGHGILVNSGEYDGLGHEEAFQRIAERAEKEGSGKRRVNYRLRDWLISRQRYWGAPIPMIHCPACGIVPVPEKDLPVLLPEDVEFRPRGDGKSPLAASDSFRRTACPRCGGDAERDTDTMDTFVDSSWYFLRYLGPHDETRAFPRELCDAWLPVDQYIGGVEHAILHLLYARFITKFLHSRGLIAFDEPFARLFTQGMVCKNGLKMSKSKGNVVPPDTIIDPMGADTMRLYILFCGPPERDIEWSDEAVEGCYRFLNRVWRVYETNEKVLATPAAGTLDAARLTDPERDLLRKTHQAIGRVLGDVSDHFRFNTAISALMELCNAIYAFLDSDETGRGPQADAVLRASYDALVRLLAPMTPHICEELWERTGHTGSVFDMPMPEADPAYAREDTFDLVIQVNSKIRAREPVPTGTDAERMKAIALANPRIREIIGDATPRRVVVIQNRLVNIVL; this is encoded by the coding sequence ATGGCCAGGTATCCGCACGCGGAGATCGAAGCAAAGTGGCAGGCGCGGTGGGCCCGCGACGGCCTGATGCAATGTGATCTCTCCAGTACCAGCCGTAAGTTCTACTGTTTAATGATGTTCCCGTACCCGTCGGGTGAGCTGCACGTGGGGCACGGGCGCAACTACGTCATCGGCGACTCGCTGGCGCGCTTCAAGAAGATGGAGGGCCACGAGGTGCTGGCGCCCATGGGATGGGATGCCTTCGGGCTGCCGGCCGAGAACGCCGCCATCCAGCGCGACATTCACCCCGCCACGTGGACGCGGGACAACATCGCGCGCATGAAGCAGCAGTTCTACCGCTGGGGCGTGGTGTACGACTGGACGCGCGAGGTGACCTCGTGCGAGCCGGGCTACTACCGCTGGACGCAGTGGCTGTTTCTGCAGTTGTACGATGCGGGGCTCGCGTACCGCCAGGCTGCCTCGGTGAACTGGTGTCCCCGGGACCGCACCGTGCTGGCCAATGAGCAGGTGGTGGACGGTGCCTGCGAGCGCTGCGGCACGCCCATTGAGGAACGCCACCTGGAGCAGTGGTTCTTCCGTATCACCGCCTTCGCCGACCGGCTGCTCGACGACCTGCAGACCCTGGCCGACTGGCCGGAGCGCGTGGTCACCATGCAGCGCAACTGGATCGACAGGAGCCAGGGGCTCGAACTCGAGTTCGAGATCGCGCGCAGCGGCCGGCGCATCCGCTGTTTCACCACGCGCCCCGACACGGTGTTCGGCGCCACCTTCCTGGTCCTGTCTCCGGAACACCCCGAAGTGGAGAATCTCATCGCCGGATCGCCCCGCGAGGGTGAATTCCGCGAAGCGATCGCGCGCTTCACGGTGGAACGCTTGAGTGGCAAGGGGCGCACCGAACCCAGCCGCGAAGGTGTGTTCCTGGACGCCTACGCCATCAACCAATTCAGCGGCGAGAAGATACCCATCTACATCGCCCCATACGTGCTCATGGAGTACGGGACCGGCGCCATCATGGCCGTGCCGGCGCACGACCAGCGCGACTTCGAATTCGCCACCCGCTACGGGTTGCCCATCCGCGAGGTCATCCGTCCGCGCGAGGGCGAGACGGACTTTCCGCGCGCATCCTATTCCGGCCACGGGATCCTGGTGAACAGTGGCGAGTACGACGGCCTCGGGCACGAGGAGGCGTTCCAACGCATCGCCGAGCGTGCCGAGAAGGAGGGAAGCGGCAAGCGGCGGGTCAACTACCGCCTGCGCGACTGGCTCATCTCCCGCCAGCGCTACTGGGGTGCCCCCATCCCCATGATCCACTGCCCGGCGTGCGGGATCGTGCCCGTGCCCGAGAAGGATCTGCCGGTGCTGCTGCCCGAAGACGTCGAATTCAGGCCGCGCGGCGACGGCAAGAGCCCGCTGGCGGCCAGCGATTCGTTTCGCAGGACGGCCTGTCCGCGCTGCGGCGGCGACGCCGAGCGCGACACCGACACCATGGACACCTTCGTCGACTCGAGCTGGTACTTCCTGCGCTACCTCGGCCCGCACGACGAGACGCGGGCGTTTCCGCGCGAACTGTGCGACGCGTGGCTGCCGGTGGACCAGTACATCGGCGGTGTCGAGCACGCCATCCTGCACCTGCTGTACGCGCGCTTCATAACGAAATTTCTGCACTCGCGCGGGCTCATAGCCTTCGACGAGCCCTTCGCGCGCCTCTTCACCCAGGGGATGGTGTGCAAGAACGGCCTCAAGATGTCCAAGAGCAAAGGCAACGTGGTGCCGCCCGACACGATCATCGATCCCATGGGTGCCGACACCATGCGCCTGTACATTCTGTTCTGTGGACCACCCGAGCGCGACATCGAGTGGAGCGACGAGGCGGTGGAAGGCTGCTACCGTTTTCTTAATCGTGTGTGGCGTGTTTACGAAACAAACGAGAAGGTGCTGGCGACACCCGCCGCCGGCACGCTGGACGCCGCGCGCCTGACCGACCCCGAACGCGACCTGCTGCGCAAGACCCACCAGGCCATCGGGCGCGTACTGGGCGACGTGAGCGACCATTTCCGCTTCAACACCGCGATCAGCGCGCTCATGGAGCTGTGCAACGCCATCTACGCATTCCTCGACAGCGACGAGACCGGCCGCGGCCCGCAGGCGGACGCGGTGCTGCGCGCCTCCTACGACGCGCTGGTACGCCTGCTGGCACCCATGACGCCGCATATCTGCGAGGAACTGTGGGAGCGCACCGGACACACCGGCAGCGTGTTCGACATGCCCATGCCCGAGGCCGACCCCGCGTATGCCCGCGAAGACACATTCGACCTGGTCATCCAGGTGAACAGCAAGATCCGCGCGCGCGAGCCCGTACCGACCGGCACCGACGCCGAGCGCATGAAAGCCATCGCGCTGGCGAATCCGCGTATCCGCGAGATCATCGGGGACGCCACGCCCAGACGCGTGGTCGTCATCCAGAACCGCCTCGTCAACATCGTCCTCTAG
- the holA gene encoding DNA polymerase III subunit delta, translating to MAPRLQGYKKLFEDVRQGRLKPVYFLHGPEEFMKKEFVRELLQAALPGGDRTFNLDIVYGDEFDPQAFDDRVQSFPLFSSRRVLILKNFEALSTANRERVIDRVERVPDSLTLVIESSSAKLETQAHKRLGAVAGARGVAFAFDTLDENETLERVLARFRREKVQVDADALDLLIESVGTQLIDIANEVDKILLSVPADGRVTRDTVASVVGRYRTDSLFSVLDAVGATAPATLVPRVATLLEAGEEPVFVVAMMLRRVVSLLEVQTLLGERGRAVSSDRVLAAELGATNSPFYAGKLREQAVRVPRERLDALLANLRWADTRLKSTSLPGRVLIEEALIAAHVGKTLATPSLSP from the coding sequence ATGGCACCACGGCTCCAGGGCTACAAGAAACTCTTCGAGGATGTGCGCCAGGGGCGCCTCAAGCCGGTGTATTTCCTGCACGGCCCCGAGGAGTTCATGAAGAAGGAGTTCGTCCGCGAACTCCTGCAGGCGGCGCTGCCCGGGGGCGACCGCACCTTCAACCTCGACATCGTCTACGGCGACGAGTTCGACCCCCAGGCCTTCGACGACCGGGTGCAGTCGTTTCCGCTCTTCTCCTCGCGCCGGGTGCTCATCCTGAAGAACTTCGAGGCGCTCTCCACCGCCAACCGCGAGCGCGTGATCGACCGTGTGGAGCGTGTGCCGGATTCGCTCACCCTGGTGATTGAGTCGTCCAGCGCAAAGCTGGAAACGCAGGCCCACAAGCGCCTCGGCGCGGTGGCCGGAGCGCGCGGCGTCGCCTTCGCATTCGACACGCTCGACGAGAACGAGACCCTGGAGCGGGTACTGGCGCGCTTCCGCCGCGAGAAGGTGCAGGTGGACGCGGATGCGCTGGACCTCTTGATCGAGTCGGTGGGCACCCAGCTGATCGACATCGCCAACGAGGTGGACAAGATCCTGCTCTCGGTGCCCGCGGACGGGCGGGTGACGCGCGACACGGTGGCATCCGTGGTGGGGCGCTACCGCACCGACAGCCTCTTCTCGGTTCTCGACGCGGTGGGGGCCACCGCGCCCGCGACGCTCGTCCCGCGCGTGGCAACCCTGCTGGAGGCGGGCGAGGAGCCGGTGTTCGTGGTGGCGATGATGCTGCGGCGCGTGGTTTCCCTGCTGGAGGTGCAGACACTGCTTGGGGAGCGGGGGCGCGCGGTATCCAGCGATCGCGTCCTGGCCGCCGAACTGGGGGCCACCAACAGCCCCTTCTACGCCGGCAAGCTGCGCGAACAGGCCGTACGCGTCCCGCGGGAGCGGCTCGACGCGCTGCTCGCGAACCTGCGCTGGGCCGACACCCGTCTCAAGTCCACGTCGCTCCCCGGAAGGGTGCTCATCGAGGAGGCGCTGATCGCCGCCCACGTGGGGAAAACCCTTGCCACGCCGTCGCTTTCCCCGTAG
- a CDS encoding tetratricopeptide repeat protein: MTATAKRARKNIKEDQLVTTAVRASEWAQEHFNQVIIGIVALVAAVAVLVFVANSRENNAREAERMMGSAMMLMQQGDLNAARTSFEQIYQRQGGEYAVAARFFKAECELGMGNFTRAAADYEAYLARKDDYPVFAASAAVGRALAYEGAEQWPDAARAAAEAVNALGKDDPRYHDAAYRAGYCYERAGDTKEALTYYRIAADGATGSLRDRARYAVTALE; this comes from the coding sequence ATGACGGCGACGGCCAAACGAGCCCGGAAGAACATCAAGGAAGACCAGCTGGTCACCACGGCGGTTCGCGCAAGCGAATGGGCACAGGAGCATTTCAATCAAGTCATCATCGGGATCGTCGCGCTGGTAGCGGCGGTTGCGGTGCTGGTGTTCGTGGCCAACAGCCGCGAGAACAACGCGCGCGAGGCCGAACGCATGATGGGTTCGGCCATGATGCTGATGCAGCAGGGCGACCTGAACGCAGCGCGCACGAGCTTCGAACAGATCTACCAGCGCCAGGGCGGCGAGTACGCCGTTGCCGCGCGCTTCTTCAAGGCCGAGTGCGAACTGGGCATGGGGAACTTCACCCGTGCGGCAGCCGATTACGAGGCGTACCTCGCACGCAAGGACGATTACCCGGTATTCGCCGCGTCCGCGGCCGTGGGCCGGGCGCTGGCGTATGAGGGTGCCGAACAGTGGCCGGATGCGGCCAGAGCGGCGGCGGAGGCCGTGAACGCGCTGGGCAAGGATGACCCGCGCTACCACGACGCCGCATACCGCGCCGGTTACTGCTACGAGCGGGCCGGCGACACGAAAGAGGCGCTCACGTACTACCGGATCGCTGCGGACGGCGCCACCGGCTCGTTGCGGGATCGCGCCCGCTACGCCGTCACGGCCCTGGAGTAG
- a CDS encoding sigma-54 dependent transcriptional regulator, whose product MKSVILLVDDQDTIRFFLEKTLKQEGYEAVTARTGAEAIEKARAVVPDLVLLDLKLPDMDGLEVLRKIKEIFPEIGVVMITAFGDIETAVNAMKNGAYDFVSKPINLDQLLMVIKKGLESERLNREVLQLKRKMDPEVGFDYILGDSAGMKRVYEIVQQVAKSDTTTVLIEGESGVGKEMIARLIHRYSNRAGKPFMDINCASLPETLLESELFGYEKGAFTDAKGQKQGLLELANRGSLFLDEIGEMSLTIQVKLLRVLERMEFRRLGGTQDINVSVRVISATNRDLQKEVDEQRFRADLFYRLKVVPLYIPPLRERREDLLKFANYFINMFNTKFNKNFTEIADEARQLLLTYPWPGNIRELKNVIERVVLLENGPVLRREMLPFAAQRAEEGTLGRRLDAILAAPIPEDGIDFESVVSDLERALILKASEESGWNQSRTARLLNVKRDKLRYRMKSFNIGDESELSTPS is encoded by the coding sequence GTGAAGTCGGTCATCCTCTTGGTGGATGACCAGGACACGATCCGGTTCTTTCTCGAAAAAACGCTGAAGCAGGAAGGGTACGAGGCCGTGACGGCCCGCACCGGTGCGGAGGCCATCGAGAAGGCCCGTGCGGTGGTGCCCGACCTGGTCCTGCTCGACCTCAAGCTGCCGGACATGGACGGCCTGGAGGTGCTGCGCAAGATCAAGGAGATTTTCCCCGAGATCGGGGTGGTGATGATCACCGCCTTCGGTGATATCGAGACCGCCGTCAACGCCATGAAGAACGGAGCCTACGACTTCGTCAGCAAGCCCATCAACCTCGACCAGCTGCTCATGGTGATCAAGAAGGGGCTGGAGAGCGAGCGCCTCAACCGCGAGGTCCTGCAGCTCAAGCGCAAGATGGACCCCGAGGTCGGCTTCGACTACATCCTCGGCGACAGCGCGGGCATGAAGCGCGTCTACGAAATCGTGCAACAGGTGGCCAAGAGCGACACCACCACCGTGCTCATCGAAGGGGAGAGCGGTGTGGGCAAGGAGATGATCGCGCGTCTCATCCACCGCTACTCCAATCGCGCCGGCAAGCCCTTCATGGACATCAACTGCGCCAGTCTCCCGGAAACCCTGCTGGAGAGCGAGTTGTTCGGCTACGAGAAGGGTGCCTTCACCGACGCCAAGGGGCAAAAGCAGGGCCTGCTGGAACTCGCCAACCGCGGTTCGCTGTTCCTCGACGAAATCGGCGAGATGAGCCTGACCATCCAGGTCAAGCTGTTGCGGGTGCTGGAGCGCATGGAGTTCCGGCGCCTGGGGGGCACGCAGGACATCAACGTGAGTGTTCGCGTGATCTCCGCCACCAATCGTGACCTGCAGAAGGAGGTCGACGAGCAGCGTTTCCGCGCCGACCTCTTTTACCGGTTGAAGGTGGTCCCGCTGTACATTCCGCCGCTGCGCGAGCGGCGCGAAGACCTGCTCAAGTTTGCCAACTACTTCATCAACATGTTCAATACGAAGTTCAACAAGAACTTCACCGAGATCGCGGACGAGGCGCGCCAGCTCCTGCTCACCTACCCGTGGCCGGGGAACATCCGTGAGCTGAAGAACGTCATCGAGCGGGTGGTGCTGCTGGAGAACGGCCCGGTGCTGCGCCGCGAGATGCTGCCCTTTGCCGCGCAACGGGCCGAAGAGGGAACCCTGGGCCGCCGCCTGGATGCCATTCTGGCCGCACCCATTCCCGAGGATGGCATCGACTTCGAATCCGTGGTGAGCGATCTCGAGCGCGCCCTCATCCTGAAGGCGTCGGAGGAATCCGGCTGGAACCAGAGCCGCACCGCCCGTCTGCTCAACGTCAAGCGTGACAAGCTCCGCTACCGCATGAAGAGCTTCAACATCGGGGACGAGAGTGAACTTTCCACGCCCAGCTGA
- a CDS encoding ABC transporter permease: MTTATRPLVIEWLLEFKRFRELFFFLIWRDVKIRYKQTLLGASWAIIQPFFMMVVFTIMFGRVAKIDSEGVPYQVFSYSVLVPWTYFQYAVTQSGNSLVTNAKLISKVFFPRAIIPASSALSGIVDFFIASAVLVGVMLYYHMPLSPSLLLWPLFLLPLVMLALSIGMIFSSLNVKYRDIKYTIPFFVQAMLFLSPVIYGTSALPPRYQAILRFNPMVGILDAFRAAALPTRSIDWPTLGIACAVTTVLFVLASVYFYRTERSFADLI, from the coding sequence ATGACCACGGCGACGCGACCCCTTGTCATCGAATGGCTGCTGGAGTTCAAGCGCTTCCGCGAGCTGTTCTTCTTTCTGATCTGGCGCGACGTCAAGATCCGCTACAAGCAGACGCTGCTGGGCGCTTCGTGGGCCATCATCCAGCCTTTCTTCATGATGGTGGTCTTCACCATCATGTTCGGGCGCGTCGCCAAGATCGACAGCGAGGGGGTCCCGTACCAGGTGTTCAGCTACTCGGTGCTGGTGCCGTGGACGTACTTCCAGTACGCGGTGACCCAGTCCGGCAACAGCCTGGTCACCAACGCCAAGCTGATCAGCAAGGTCTTCTTTCCGCGTGCCATCATCCCCGCCTCGTCGGCCCTGAGCGGCATCGTGGACTTCTTCATCGCCTCGGCGGTGCTGGTGGGCGTCATGCTCTACTACCACATGCCGCTTTCCCCCAGCCTGCTGCTGTGGCCGCTGTTCCTGCTGCCGCTGGTGATGCTCGCGCTCTCGATCGGCATGATCTTCTCGTCCCTGAACGTGAAGTACCGCGACATCAAGTACACCATTCCGTTCTTCGTGCAGGCGATGCTGTTCCTCTCGCCGGTCATATACGGCACCTCGGCACTGCCGCCCCGCTACCAGGCCATCCTGCGCTTCAACCCGATGGTGGGAATCCTGGATGCGTTCCGCGCGGCGGCGCTGCCCACCCGTTCCATCGACTGGCCCACGCTGGGCATCGCCTGCGCGGTGACCACGGTGCTGTTCGTGCTGGCGAGTGTCTATTTTTACCGGACCGAACGATCGTTCGCGGACCTGATCTAG